From one Rhopalosiphum padi isolate XX-2018 chromosome 2, ASM2088224v1, whole genome shotgun sequence genomic stretch:
- the LOC132919730 gene encoding LOW QUALITY PROTEIN: transcriptional regulatory protein AlgP-like (The sequence of the model RefSeq protein was modified relative to this genomic sequence to represent the inferred CDS: deleted 1 base in 1 codon) — translation MKTIILGLCLFGALFWSTQSMPVGEVAPAVPTEAAPQKQVEAKPETNAASPVSDAKPQSDAKPADAEIKPTVSEVKADSEPKPSGEPTPESDAKPVVASESKPVSDPKSAAVVESKPGNDAVAPATNNDVKPDSAAAAAPENKPVTDAKAETELIAEAKPEPKPASDLKAEPEAAKPNSEVPVALPLNPTETQDAKATQQSIETNQVEQATSAAVQADPATAQADPAAAPAAAPAAAPVAAEEVKPAGSASSTENKAAEEPSKPAEPQAAKPVEDAVPAASEISETKVSPTVPEVPAAPAAPAVPAVSDPVTAPEAEKNVVPAKEANSVVPAVQSEAQPAEDNKKSAAVVSAENPKPVEEQKPAEVAKPAEQPKSETAAEAPKPTEQSAAEEPKKPESSNDENKEQHSVNKRDATKEKKPTDSIMKKQKTKKTN, via the exons ATGAAAACTATAATCTTGGGACTATGCCTGTTCGGAGCTCTTTTCTGGAGCACCCAATCCATGCCTGTTGGTGAAGTAGCACCCGCAGTTCCAACTGAAGCAGCACCTCAAAAGCAAGTAGAAGCTAAACCAGAAACTAATGCTGCTTCACCAGTGAGCGACGCTAAGCCCCAAAGTGATGCGAAACCTGCAGATGCGGAAATCAAGCCTACTGTTAGCGAAGTTAAGGCTGACAGCGAGCCAAAACCTTCAGGGGAACCTACACCTGAAAGCGACGCAAAGCCTGTTGTAGCCAGTGAGTCAAAACCAGTAAGCGACCCTAAATCCGCAGCTGTTGTTGAGTCCAAACCGGGAAATGACGCGGTTGCACCAGCCACTAACAATGATGTTAAACCAGATAGCGCCGCAGCTGCAGCACCAGAAAATAAACCAGTAACTGACGCCAAAGCTGAAACTGAATTGATTGCTGAAGCTAAGCCAGAACCCAAACCCGCCAGCGACTTAAAGGCTGAGCCAGAAGCAGCTAAGCCTAATAGCGAGGTACCTGTAGCTCTACCACTCAACCCAACTGAAACACAAGACGCAAAAGCTACCCAACAATCCATCGAGACCAATCAAGTTGAACAAGCAACATCTGCAGCTGTACAAGCCGACCCAGCTACTGCACAAGCCGATCCAGCTGCTGCACCCGCTGCTGCTCCTGCTGCCGCTCCCGTTGCTGCTGAAGAAGTCAAACCAGCTGGATCTGCATCGTCAACTGAAAACAAAGCTGCCGAAGAACCATCCAAACCAGCTGAGCCACAAGCCGCAAAGCCAGTGGAAGATGCTGTACCGGCTGCCAGTGAAATATCTGAGACCAAGGTATCACCCACAGTACCTGAAGTACCTGCAGCACCTGCAGCACCTGCAGTTCCTGCAGTTTCTGATCCAGTAACTGCACCTGAAGCTGAAAAGAACGTTGTACCCGCCAAAGAAGCCAATTCCGTGGTGCCAGCTGTTCAATCAGAAGCTCAACCAGCCGAAGATAACAAAAAATCTGCCGCTGTGGTATCTGCAGAAAATCCAAAACCAGTTGAAGAACAGAAACCTGCCGAAGTAGCAAAACCAGCCGAACAACCAAAATCTGAAACTGCAGCTGAAGCACCAAAACCAACAGAACAAAGTGCAGCGGAAGAACCA AAAAAACCAGAATCTTCCAATGATGAAAATAAAGAACAGCACTCCGTAAACAAACGGGACGCAACCAAAGAAAAGAAGCCCACCGACTCAATTATGAAGAAACAAAAAACAAAGAAAACCAACTAG
- the LOC132919736 gene encoding 10 kDa heat shock protein, mitochondrial-like: MASIATKFRPLFDRVLVKRLDAVKQSKGGIMLPESASKKILEATVVAVGPGARNQDGKPIPIDVKVGDRVLLPEYGGTKIQLDEDDSYTIFKESELLAKVE; the protein is encoded by the exons Atg GCGTCAATTGCAACCAAGTTCCGCCCACTCTTTGATCGAGTTTTGGTCAAACGTTTGGACGCTGTTAAACAAAGTAAAGGAGGTATAATGTTGCCAGAAAGTGCTTCGAAAAAAATTCTCGAAGCAACTGTTGTAGCTGTAGGACCCGGTGCAAGAAATCAG gatGGAAAACCAATACCAATTGATGTTAAAGTTGGTGACCGAGTACTGTTACCTGAATATGGCGGTACTAAAATTCAATTGGATGAAGATGATTCATACACAATTTTCAAAGAATCAGAACTATTAGCAAAAGTagagtaa
- the LOC132919734 gene encoding RCC1 domain-containing protein 1-like, translated as MSCNTTTDLDSYLNSIMGMFWCGFNGFNQLNNESSVDLDFHTYGYEENYGEILQVAFSWSTASILTSSGKIVMSGLINKKAINFEILDDLGYGPFKSISSSESNILAIDSIGNCWSYSKCDFKWNDITSILQREDHVAVSKNQSRPPINHICCSDTIHLAVTYNEVYSIPTKIFNSKFKVTQVACGFEHIIILMETGCLYTQGSSSRGQLGHGELNEEDYPRLLKSLDGIRVINTSAGGWHTAAITEYNDLYMWGWNHSGQLGISNSPDNGGIIMAPEPALINWPEETDIEQVSLGARHSMVLTKNNILWGCGWNAHKQLGIKTYQLTCDRMINLSNLSPLLKCNLRKIVKVVCGAWNSALLLGK; from the exons ATGTCTTGCAATACAACAACAGACTTAGATTCATATTTAAACAGCATCATGGGTATGTTTTGGTGCGGATTTAACGGGTTCAACCAATTGAACAATGAATCGAGCGTCGACTTGGATTTTCATACTTATGGCTACGAAGAAAATTATGGTGAAATTCTACAAGTGGCATTTTCTTGGAGTACTGCTTCTATTTTgacaa GTTCTGGTAAAATTGTCATGAGTGGCCTCATCAACAAAAAAGCaatcaattttgaaatattagatGATTTAGGTTATGGTCCTTTTAAATct ATTTCTTCATCTGAATCAAATATATTAGCTATTGATTCAATTGGCAATTGTTGGTCATATTCAAAATGTGATTTTAAGTGGAATGATATAACTTCAATATTACAAAGAGAGGATCACGTTGCTGTGTCCAAAAATCAAAGTCGACCACCTATAAATCATATATGCTGTAGTGATACAATTCATCTAGCAGTTACATATaatg AAGTTTATTCAATTCcaactaaaatattcaattcaaaattcaaagtcACTCAAGTAGCATGTGGCTTTgaacacataattattttaatggaaaCTGGTTGCCTATATACACAAGGATCCAGTAG CCGAGGTCAATTAGGGCATGGTGAATTAAATGAAGAAGATTATCCACGGCTTTTAAAATCTCTAGATGGTATTCGAGTGATTAATACTTCTGCTGGTGGTTGGCATACTGCTGCAATTACAGAGTATAATGATCTCTACATGTGGGGCTGGAATCATTCTGGTCAATTAGGAATTTCAAATTCTCCAG ataatggTGGTATAATAATGGCTCCAGAACCTGCACTGATTAATTGGCCAGAAGAGACAGATATCGAACAAGTGAGTTTGGGGGCAAGACATTCAATGGTTTTAACTAAGAACAATATACTTTGGGGTTGTGGGTGGAATGCTCACAAACAGCTTGGTATTAAGACATACCAATTAACTTGTGATCGTATGATTAATTTGAGTAATTTGTCACCATTGCTAAAATGCAATTTAAGGAAAATTGTCAAAGTAGTATGTGGTGCATGGAATAGTGCCTTGTTGTTAGGTAAATGA
- the LOC132919733 gene encoding poly(A) polymerase type 3 has protein sequence MYGMTSAISDALPTDIDIQLTKSLDDALSKEKVITTDEDLSQRLEVLSMLNNLAKEWIREVSMERNLPEITAENVGGLVCTFGSYRLGVYHKGADIDAIVIVPRHITRVDYFATFYNKLKENPNINNVRAVEEAFVPVIKMIIQGIEIDMLFARLALKEVHEDTDLQQDDLLRNLNPKCVRSLNGCRVTDSILRLVPNRESFKKTLIAIKLWAKRHRVYSNALGYLGGVSWAMLVARVCQLYPNAAPATLIHKFFLIFSKWQWPQPVLLKPSYFMDLGYPVWDPRVNMADRNHVMPIITPVYPQQNSTFNVSHSTLAIIQDEFKTSLDIMGEILTGESSWSKIFQPSKFFTKYRYFLAITVFANCDEELLEWRGLVESRLRFLPTSLEEIECVQRSHLNPDQFVLPYEKSQGRPSSVWFVGLEISKSNGTVVQLDFSTHIRDFCLLVKSRAHSIFKAGMDIQVNHLKRKDLKDYVPDELKKEKAIPNTVGSKIIARLSTEGRNSISELVEESQKSPKSRKRSVEDCTDDNIIKKNLLSNEEKLFVLGSVESRRSPSSENKSNNLINTLLSTEKENHSMSTKNETKENINIVKESLLPTEARHSTIESVDSLTSPVSNKCCADDETDENDQKKLRLLHPTVA, from the coding sequence ATGTATGGAATGACATCGGCAATAAGTGATGCTCTTCCAACAGACATTGATATACAGTTAACAAAATCATTAGATGATGCTCTTTCTAAAGAAAAAGTTATTACTACTGATGAAGATTTATCTCAAAGGCTTGAAGTATTATCAATGCTTAATAATTTGGCTAAAGAATGGATACGTGAAGTAAGTATGGAAAGAAATTTACCTGAAATAACTGCTGAAAATGTTGGAGGATTAGTATGCACGTTTGGATCATATCGTCTTGGCGTTTATCATAAAGGTGCTGATATTGATGCAATTGTCATTGTCCCTAGACATATAACCAGAGTTGATTATTTtgcaacattttataataagttgaaAGAAAATCCTAATATAAACAATGTTCGAGCTGTTGAAGAAGCTTTTGTTCcagtaattaaaatgataatacaagGCATTGAAATTGATATGTTATTTGCACGTCTTGCTTTAAAAGAAGTACATGAAGATACTGATTTGCAACAGGATGATCTATTAAGAAATTTGAATCCTAAATGTGTACGAAGTTTAAATGGATGTCGTGTAACCGATTCTATTTTACGATTAGTTCCAAATCGAGAATCCTTTAAGAAAACATTAATTGCAATAAAATTATGGGCTAAACGTCATAGAGTTTATTCGAATGCCTTAGGATATCTGGGAGGAGTTTCTTGGGCAATGCTAGTTGCAAGAGTATGCCAGTTATATCCAAATGCAGCACCAGCAACTTTAatacacaaattttttttaattttttctaagtGGCAATGGCCTCAACCTGTATTATTGAAACCATCATATTTTATGGATCTTGGATATCCAGTTTGGGATCCAAGAGTAAACATGGCAGATCGTAATCATGTTATGCCTATTATAACTCCAGTTTATCCTCAACAAAATTCAACTTTTAATGTTTCGCATTCCACACTTGCTATAATACAAGATGAATTTAAAACAAGTTTAGACATTATGGGAGAAATTTTAACTGGAGAATCTAGTTGGTCAAAAATTTTTCAGCCATCTAAATTTTTCACTAAATATAGATATTTCTTGGCCATAACTGTATTTGCAAACTGTGATGAAGAATTACTTGAATGGAGAGGGTTAGTTGAATCAAGGCTTCGTTTTTTGCCTACATCTTTAGAAGAAATTGAATGTGTTCAAAGATCTCATTTAAATCCTGACCAGTTTGTCTTACCTTATGAAAAATCACAGGGAAGGCCATCGTCAGTTTGGTTTGTTGGTCTAGAAATATCAAAGTCTAATGGCACTGTAGTTCAATTAGATTTTAGTACTCATATCCGAGATTTCTGCTTATTGGTGAAAAGTAGAGCTCATAGCATTTTTAAAGCTGGAATGGATATACAAGTTAAccatttaaaaagaaaagattTAAAGGATTATGTACCAGATGAgttgaaaaaagaaaaagctATTCCAAATACTGTAGGTAGTAAAATTATTGCTCGATTATCAACTGAGGGTAGAAATTCTATATCAGAGTTGGTTGAAGAATCACAAAAAAGCCCTAAATCTAGGAAACGTAGTGTTGAGGATTGTACtgatgataatatcattaaaaaaaacctattgtCCAATGAAGAAAAACTTTTTGTCTTGGGTTCAGTAGAATCTCGTAGAAGCCCATCATCTGAAAATAAATCGAACAACCTAATAAATACTCTATTATCAACTGAAAAAGAAAATCATTCTATGTCAACCAAAAATGAAaccaaagaaaatattaatattgtaaaagaaTCTCTATTGCCAACTGAAGCCAGACATTCCACTATTGAATCGGTAGATTCCCTGACTAGTCCAGTATCAAATAAATGCTGTGCTGATGATGAAACTGATGAAAATGATCAGAAAAAATTAAGGCTTCTTCATCCAACTGTTGCCTAA
- the LOC132919735 gene encoding charged multivesicular body protein 6, with amino-acid sequence MGMLFGKPKVSRITEHDRAVLQMKQQRDTLKRYQQRVEKLLESERELAKRLLSENKRDKAKLLLRKKKYQTEQLERTEASLDTIEKLIQDLEYTQIEAKVIEGLKVGNVALKKANELFNIEHIEQLLDETKEGIDKQKEITDLLSGALSSEDEEAVEAELNELITVEHQKAIDMLPTVPSDELPIIVPETKEKDKSPIKKIALEAQ; translated from the exons ATGGGAATGTTATTTGGAAAACCCAAAGTCTCTCGTATTACCGAGCACGATCGAGCAGTTCTg caAATGAAACAGCAAAGAGATACCTTAAAACGATATCAACAGAGAGTTGAAAAATTACTAGAAAGCGAAAGAGAACTCGCTAAAAGACTACTGTCCGAAAACAAAAGAGA TAAAGCAAAGcttttgttgagaaaaaagaAATACCAAACAGAGCAGCTAGAGCGTACCGAAGCGTCTTTGGATACTATTGAGAAATTAATACAAGATTTAGAATATACCCAAATAGAAGCCAAA gtTATTGAAGGCCTTAAAGTTGGAAATGTAGCCCTTAAAAAAgcaaatgaattatttaatattgaacataTCGAACAACTTTTGGATGAAACTAAAGAAGGAATCGATaaacaaaaa GAAATAACTGATTTACTCAGTGGAGCTTTATCATCTGAGGACGAAGAAGCAGTTGAAGCTGAATTAAATGAACTAATTACTGTAGAACATCAAAAAGCTATAGATATGTTACCAACTGTACCATCGGATGAATTACCAATCATTGTTCCAg aAACCAAAGAGAAAGACAAATCACCTATTAAGAAGATTGCATTAGAAgctcaataa